The genomic DNA gtcatccatggtcttagGGTTGGatagtgtgtcttattcctggacgagacacgtcttccaagtCCTGGCTTTATTTAATGTCATTGGTCGAGTCTTTGTGAACTTTTAAACAAGTTGCATGGTTGTACTCGTAtttgaatttttatgttttaagacaatgttgttatgtttttaaactaaaTTTGTGGATGAACATCTATGGTTTtaatcatatagtgttgttatgattgattgcgATGGTATTAAGAAGGTCataccataatcacgcttccgcaatagtcagggtgtgacagcttggtatcagagcttcgattgtagcgaactaggattccttctcgagactagactacaatcattagggctctcacgaaaatatatattttttataacaCGTTTTCATTGTATATACGAAATGCCCAGATCCAGGAAACaaatatttttacaaataaaaggcacGAAACACATTTTTTATAGTTTATGGTTATGGTTCAGTCTGGGAGACTGAGTGGTTCAGTCTGGGAGACTGAGTGGTTCAGTCTGGGAGACTGGTtggtagtctgagagactggttggtagtctgagagactggttAGTTTAGCCTAAGGACTAGTTGGTTTAGTCTGGGATACTAGGTGGtctagtctgggagactaggaaggataggaaggaTTTATGATAACATAATTACACTGATTTGACTACATGCTAAATGATAAATGTTAATATATGTGCAAATGTTGTGATTGTTTTGTTACAAACACTATGTCTTCGTCTGAGAGTGGACTGTCTGACACTGTTGGCCCCATGGCTATTGTCTCTGACGATGGGATTATCCCTGAGCTAGAGATCTTTACCTCCGATACCGAGAGTGACCCGGAGATGATGTCCGACGACGACGATGATTTCCAGCCTTTTGCGCTGCCCGACTTTGGCGATGATGTACCGCATGCTGATGGTATCCCCAACGAAGATCCCTTTCATATTCCTATTCATGTCCAGGGCCATCTCATCCACATCCCGATGGTGAGCATGTCGTGGCTCCGATCCCCGTCCCTTTGCCTCTTGCTGCTTTTCCTTTTGAGGATTTACCttttgatgacttgttcgatgaTGATGTCGATCTTTTTGATGGTCCCGCTGATGGTGCCCAGGGAGATGGAGTTGTAGCTGAGGATGCCATTGTTGTTCCACTCGTTGAGATTCCTATTATTGATATTTCTTCTGATCATTCTGTCCCCGATTCTTTCGAGTCTGTATCCTCTTCCGCCTTACAGGAAGTTGGTCTGCGACGTTACGCCACCGATACTGACGACAATACAGCCATGTCAGCTGCCCCAATTCCTCCACATGACATTGAGCCTGGACTTGAGCTTGATTTTATTCCTATCGATCAGCATGTTGACGCACCCGCTGATCCTTAGCAGGTACCAGCTCCCGAGCCGGTGCCATCTCCTGAGCCTTTGCCTGATTTTGACCCTGTTCCCTTTGGTACACCTGACATTGCACCACTTATACCAGATCCGGTTCCTACACCCACTGACCCTATTGCTTTTGCCAGTCAGACAGACCCCCGATACGCTTTCAATAGCAATGGGTggatagatgatgatgatgatgatgtacctCTCTCGATCCATGATTCTGCCAGTCAGGTAGACCCCCGTTACCCTGACCCTCCTGTTATCGAGCCCGTTACTCCCCCACATGCTCCTGCACTTTTTGACGTTGCTTCTTTTCATCCGGTTGAGTCAGATGTACACCGCACTGACTTACCTATCACTTACTTGCAGGACATACCTgcaccccgtccaggggaaggccCGTCTAGCCAGCAGCCTGGCTACGACCCTCGTGTCTCAGCAGCTTTTCCTCACATGCCTCAGTATACACCTACTGCTCATTTTACTTCTTCACCACTGGATGAGCCATTTAGGTGGTTCCCACCCTATACCATGCCGACTTCTGATCCCTATAATCCCTCACACTTTAGTGGCTACACACGGGATGAGTTACTTCTGTCATTACAGCTTCAGTATGAGATCATGAGTCGTAGAGTTTTGGAGCTTGAGATGATTCCACGTCCCCCACCTTGTTCATGTCCGTCACCTTTTGCGACTCCACCTTCTCCTATTTTGCCTTATCCAGATTTTGATATTCGATTTCTCACTATGGAGCAGCATATCAGTTATCTGTTGCGGCGCGTTTACGATCTTGAGGAGGAGCTTGCGCATGTGCGCAGCTTGCTTTttgttcctccacctcctcctccacccccatcagCATAACCGGTTTTTGGTCTTATGTAGGTAGCTTTCTTTTGATGAGAGCACCGCTATTGAGCCTAGCTTAcgagccttttggagaccacttTTGATTGTGTGACTTATGGTAGACTGACAGATATTTTGGGGcaagggtagtgtgaccctgtGATCCCTTTTGATACGATACATTTGTAGAACATGTAACTGTATTAGTGGTCgatgattaatgaaagctcaatcgcaATGTTCTCATTATATATGTTGTTAAAATGCATGTTGTGCTGTGATTGAGATGTTATATGCTTGCTTACTTGATAGGTGCTATTACATATACATATTATATACTTATTATACTATTTAAGACCTGACCTTTACCATCTTCTTCATAGAAGATGCCTTCTCGTAAAAACAATCAGTTGCCCACAACAGAGGCAGAACTACAAGAACGGATTTCACAAGCAATCGCGCAACATGAGGCCTTGCGCTCTGAGCAAcagaggtacctcaggaaataacccacctcacggtaatgtttaagtcattAAGGACACATTACGTTACGTTTAGACTTTCCATGTGCGTTTGCTAACGCTTTCTGTCAATGATGTTGCTTGTACAGGTTgtacttacaagcagttccttgaCTGTAAGCCTCTAAACTTTGACGACAGTGGAGGTGCTGTAGCTTTCGTTAgatgggctgagaaaaccgattCTGTGTTGCGGATGAGCAAATGT from Helianthus annuus cultivar XRQ/B chromosome 7, HanXRQr2.0-SUNRISE, whole genome shotgun sequence includes the following:
- the LOC110944138 gene encoding cell surface glycoprotein 1-like, with the protein product MSSSESGLSDTVGPMAIVSDDGIIPELEIFTSDTESDPEMMSDDDDDFQPFALPDFGDDVPHADGPSHPHPDGEHVVAPIPVPLPLAAFPFEDLPFDDLFDDDVDLFDGPADGAQGDGVVAEDAIVVPLVEIPIIDISSDHSVPDSFESVSSSALQEVPAPEPVPSPEPLPDFDPVPFGTPDIAPLIPDPVPTPTDPIAFASQTDPRYAFNSNGWIDDDDDDVPLSIHDSASQVDPRYPDPPVIEPVTPPHAPALFDVASFHPVESDVHRTDLPITYLQDIPAPRPGEGPSSQQPGYDPRVSAAFPHMPQYTPTAHFTSSPLDEPFRWFPPYTMPTSDPYNPSHFSGYTRDELLLSLQLQYEIMSRRVLELEMIPRPPPCSCPSPFATPPSPILPYPDFDIRFLTMEQHISYLLRRVYDLEEELAHVRSLLFVPPPPPPPPSA